A section of the Sporanaerobacter acetigenes DSM 13106 genome encodes:
- a CDS encoding ABC transporter permease encodes MEATLKKPSIFTAMGAVFKKELKIAFRYPTWFISMLIWSILLPIGYVFTAKALSGTDTSSLVSFATLTGTSDYKTYMLIGTLMWSWMNSILWSFGTSLRVEQVRGTLESNWLCPVPKISLLLGYSLFNMIFGIAYIPIIVLEFKLVYNFHFVGSPLLALLVLLVSIPAVYGIGFIFASLVMWTKEANSMVFLVRGMIMVFCGITYPLAVLPNWMRNVSKFIPITYSINALRAVITEGASVGDIKSEIFILLIFGAILMILGLLAFNYTQKRVKSSGSLGQY; translated from the coding sequence ATGGAGGCTACACTAAAAAAACCATCTATTTTTACTGCCATGGGTGCAGTTTTTAAGAAAGAATTGAAGATAGCATTTAGATATCCTACTTGGTTTATTTCCATGCTCATATGGTCTATACTGTTGCCCATTGGATATGTATTTACTGCAAAAGCACTATCTGGGACAGATACTAGTTCATTAGTTTCTTTTGCTACTTTGACAGGAACTAGTGATTACAAAACATATATGCTCATAGGTACTCTCATGTGGTCATGGATGAATTCTATACTTTGGTCTTTTGGTACCAGCCTTAGAGTTGAACAAGTAAGGGGGACACTAGAATCAAACTGGCTTTGCCCAGTGCCTAAAATTAGTTTGCTTTTGGGATATTCACTTTTCAATATGATTTTTGGCATAGCATATATTCCAATCATAGTATTAGAGTTTAAATTGGTATATAATTTTCATTTTGTAGGGAGTCCTCTTTTAGCTTTGTTGGTTCTTTTGGTATCTATACCTGCAGTTTATGGAATTGGTTTCATATTTGCAAGTCTTGTTATGTGGACCAAAGAAGCAAATTCTATGGTGTTTTTGGTAAGAGGAATGATCATGGTTTTTTGTGGAATAACTTATCCTTTGGCAGTTTTACCAAATTGGATGAGAAATGTATCTAAATTTATACCTATAACTTATAGCATAAATGCTTTGCGAGCAGTTATTACAGAAGGAGCAAGCGTAGGGGATATAAAAAGTGAAATTTTTATACTTCTCATATTTGGAGCTATACTCATGATATTAGGTTTATTGGCCTTTAACTATACACAAAAAAGAGTAAAAAGTTCTGGATCATTGGGCCAATACTAA
- a CDS encoding ABC transporter ATP-binding protein: protein MLDYAIEVNDLRKEFQVKKKNEHFWKRKNKEKEIFVAVDNINFDVKKGEIFGFLGPNGAGKTTTIKMISTLLRPTSGTILVNGENVVENPIKALTNIGTVLAGERSTYWKLTGRENLEYFAAMHGITGKKAKEKTDYLLKRLELDKRADETVEKYSTGMKQRVALAKALIAEPNILILDEPTSGLDPQSARNLREIILEIKEEGRTIFLTTHYMEEADQLSDRIGIIDHGKIIALDTPQNLKNNLNKTNIINLELNNWTKDVLEEIKTIPAIENVTSKFNENTQNFEVKVHVSNGSETISNLITSTISSGIKIINFRVEEPTLEDVFINLTGKSLRE, encoded by the coding sequence ATGTTGGACTATGCTATTGAGGTAAACGATCTCAGGAAAGAATTTCAAGTAAAGAAAAAGAATGAACATTTTTGGAAGAGAAAAAACAAAGAAAAAGAGATATTTGTTGCTGTGGATAATATAAATTTTGATGTAAAAAAAGGTGAGATATTTGGATTTCTTGGGCCCAATGGTGCTGGGAAGACTACAACTATAAAAATGATTTCTACATTGTTGAGACCTACATCAGGTACTATTCTTGTAAATGGTGAAAATGTAGTTGAAAATCCTATCAAAGCTTTAACTAATATAGGAACAGTATTGGCAGGAGAGCGAAGTACATATTGGAAGTTGACTGGTAGGGAAAATTTAGAATACTTTGCAGCTATGCATGGGATTACAGGGAAAAAAGCAAAAGAAAAAACAGATTATCTACTTAAGAGACTAGAATTAGATAAGAGAGCAGATGAAACAGTAGAAAAATATTCCACTGGAATGAAGCAAAGGGTTGCTCTTGCGAAAGCTTTGATTGCTGAACCCAATATTTTGATACTAGATGAACCAACTTCCGGATTAGACCCTCAATCTGCTAGAAATCTAAGAGAAATAATACTTGAAATAAAAGAAGAAGGAAGAACTATTTTTTTAACTACTCACTACATGGAAGAAGCAGATCAATTGAGTGATAGAATTGGCATAATCGATCATGGAAAAATCATAGCATTGGATACCCCTCAAAATTTGAAGAACAATTTAAACAAGACCAATATAATAAATCTTGAATTGAACAATTGGACTAAAGATGTACTTGAAGAAATCAAAACAATACCAGCAATAGAAAATGTAACTTCAAAATTTAATGAAAATACACAAAATTTCGAAGTTAAAGTTCATGTTTCCAATGGAAGTGAAACCATTAGCAATTTAATCACCAGTACCATATCTTCAGGTATAAAGATTATTAACTTTAGAGTTGAAGAACCTACTCTAGAAGATGTATTCATAAATCTTACAGGAAAATCTTTAAGGGAATAG
- a CDS encoding ABC transporter permease, whose translation MNRNKFKTYMMAIGAIFKKDMKIFFSYRVNAILSILEPIIWVVPVYFLSKSFQIGGENIGFAQYTGTTDYMGFLVMGSIVASFVSAVLWSMGFSLKNEMDVGVIESNWLTPVPLWVQLVGRSIFSLVSTTVSTLIVAFLIWLLFGFSISGSILSSIATLIPLLIGLYGLGFGIAGLVLITNNANNIIDITNATLNMICGSEFPVTVLPKGILAVSLIIPLTYGFDSIRGILLGTQTLLPIHTEQLILILSMGISIFLGIFILNKIERCCKTIGNIGFH comes from the coding sequence ATGAACAGGAATAAATTTAAAACTTATATGATGGCAATAGGTGCTATTTTTAAAAAAGATATGAAAATATTTTTTAGCTATCGTGTCAATGCAATATTGAGTATATTAGAGCCTATTATTTGGGTTGTTCCAGTGTATTTTTTGTCTAAATCTTTTCAAATAGGTGGGGAAAATATTGGATTTGCTCAATATACTGGGACAACTGACTATATGGGCTTTTTAGTAATGGGAAGTATAGTAGCAAGCTTTGTAAGTGCAGTGCTTTGGAGTATGGGATTTTCTTTAAAAAATGAAATGGATGTAGGAGTCATTGAATCCAATTGGCTTACCCCGGTTCCTCTTTGGGTGCAACTTGTTGGAAGATCTATTTTTTCACTAGTTTCTACTACTGTTAGTACCCTCATAGTGGCATTTCTTATATGGTTGTTGTTTGGATTCAGTATAAGTGGCAGTATACTTTCTTCGATAGCAACTCTCATTCCGCTCCTTATAGGACTGTATGGTTTGGGATTTGGGATAGCTGGTTTGGTTCTCATAACCAACAATGCCAACAATATAATAGATATAACCAATGCTACGTTAAATATGATATGTGGATCAGAATTTCCTGTAACTGTTCTTCCAAAAGGAATTTTGGCAGTATCGTTGATTATTCCTCTGACCTATGGATTTGATTCTATAAGGGGAATACTCTTAGGAACTCAAACTTTGTTACCTATACACACAGAACAGTTGATATTGATACTTTCTATGGGCATAAGTATATTTTTAGGCATATTTATACTGAACAAAATAGAAAGATGCTGCAAAACCATTGGAAACATAGGTTTTCATTAA
- a CDS encoding DUF4179 domain-containing protein, translated as MVKVSVRDLFDDLNPKEYQDIEIKNISLGNTSLRSVKKRVFEEINKDMNSEKEKGKKKIKKSFKSAWAAVIIIFVISTTVFAISKPEIFKWIFGEDAKITEKNIQDVVATTSDADIIFTVESLLSDGNQNYFVISLENKNGERFGDVLPIITINTEKLDGMGFMSMGSKKINGPDNLKNKAYYLFEVKSNRDLMGKNAELILEGLRDKNSGKETIFNKKLKVFFNIGNNNDNNIRNIVVENPQIINNKYYVTEIKLSNLGMNLKGKEIETTSTIPIPNIKLKYKNGDIRDLSYKTNKNPHVDFPDASHGFSRDQNKKEFTNTITFGELIDVDAVESIIVNGKEYKVNK; from the coding sequence ATGGTGAAGGTTAGTGTGAGAGATTTGTTTGATGATTTAAATCCTAAAGAATATCAAGATATAGAAATTAAAAATATTTCATTGGGTAATACATCTTTAAGAAGTGTAAAGAAACGGGTTTTTGAAGAGATTAATAAGGATATGAATTCAGAAAAAGAGAAAGGTAAGAAAAAGATAAAGAAATCTTTCAAAAGTGCTTGGGCTGCAGTTATTATTATATTTGTAATAAGTACAACGGTATTTGCAATTAGTAAACCAGAAATTTTTAAATGGATATTTGGCGAAGACGCTAAAATTACAGAAAAAAATATACAAGATGTAGTAGCTACTACATCTGATGCCGATATTATATTTACAGTGGAAAGTTTATTATCCGATGGAAATCAAAATTATTTTGTAATATCTTTAGAAAATAAAAATGGTGAAAGATTTGGAGATGTACTCCCTATAATAACTATAAATACAGAGAAATTAGATGGCATGGGGTTTATGAGTATGGGGAGCAAAAAAATAAATGGACCGGACAATTTAAAAAATAAAGCATACTATTTATTTGAAGTTAAGTCAAATAGAGATTTAATGGGGAAGAATGCAGAATTAATTTTAGAAGGATTAAGGGATAAAAATAGTGGAAAAGAAACTATTTTTAATAAGAAATTAAAAGTGTTTTTTAATATAGGAAATAATAATGACAATAATATAAGGAACATTGTTGTTGAAAATCCACAAATTATAAATAACAAATATTATGTTACAGAAATAAAGCTTTCCAATTTGGGCATGAACCTTAAAGGGAAAGAGATTGAAACTACTAGTACAATTCCAATACCTAATATTAAGCTAAAATATAAAAATGGAGATATTAGAGATTTATCATATAAAACTAATAAAAATCCTCATGTGGATTTTCCTGATGCGAGTCATGGATTTTCTAGAGATCAAAATAAGAAGGAATTTACAAATACTATAACCTTTGGAGAATTGATAGATGTAGATGCAGTTGAAAGTATTATAGTAAATGGAAAGGAATATAAGGTAAATAAATAA
- a CDS encoding RNA polymerase sigma factor, with the protein MGDKSLIRGIKKGEQKSLEMLIDKYYNYAFTIVYNITADFIEIEDIEEICADVFISLWNNAHKIDPTYKELKPYIAAIARNVAKNRLKAIKNMNLSLDEEIIFIGNNEVEKKVLNDELSQILNECVSNLEEPDKEIIIRYYFFYEKVKDIAEELNINESTVKTKLFRSREKLKNMVIERGLYGEG; encoded by the coding sequence ATGGGGGATAAGAGTCTTATAAGGGGGATTAAAAAAGGAGAACAAAAATCTTTGGAAATGCTAATTGATAAGTATTATAATTATGCATTTACTATAGTTTATAATATTACAGCAGATTTTATAGAAATTGAAGACATAGAAGAAATATGTGCAGATGTATTTATATCTTTATGGAACAATGCACATAAAATAGATCCCACATATAAAGAACTAAAACCATATATAGCTGCAATAGCAAGAAATGTAGCTAAAAATCGATTGAAGGCAATAAAAAATATGAATTTGTCATTAGATGAAGAAATTATTTTTATTGGAAACAATGAGGTTGAAAAGAAAGTTTTGAATGATGAGTTATCTCAAATATTAAATGAATGTGTGTCAAATCTTGAAGAACCAGATAAAGAAATTATTATACGATATTATTTTTTTTATGAAAAAGTTAAGGATATTGCGGAGGAATTAAACATAAATGAATCTACTGTAAAAACAAAATTGTTTAGAAGTAGAGAAAAGTTGAAAAATATGGTCATAGAAAGGGGACTTTATGGTGAAGGTTAG